In Leishmania braziliensis MHOM/BR/75/M2904 complete genome, chromosome 29, a genomic segment contains:
- a CDS encoding putative protein kinase, producing MVLKRMDNASVEDGLQVATLREIMVLDEVSAGTANRDRAERDAFRCGRAVFRPTMAAPCKTQGLESCHSSFMDQSRYCSGGAAEDEWDDAISRSSSPQRNGAFDALSAQRRRRICRGRRHLIGIRDAILRPHEQLAYVAMDYCEGGDLWHFMRGLKTSVRCVSGKFGDVMSTRVFRRWAVELILALGFLHSHNIAHRDLKPQNLMLAKRTDITMPSSSSAIDRANGYESHHMEDAPAGELYTLKVGDFGLSRLEGIPYKKYVHEAVTLWYRSPDVLLGNTNYTYSADTWSLGCILIEMASGSVLFKGKDEADELRHIFTRGCRPTPLTFPRMREYHYCERYAEVLSRYEEADPDNVTMEELMQMQVERLSRHLRAFLRDRHSLELLGDAGVDLVARLLILDPERRLTIMEAMNHRFFTAAYAEVYGAD from the coding sequence ATGGTGCTGAAGCGCATGGACAACGCCAGTGTGGAGGACGGGCTGCAGGTCGCCACACTACGAGAAATCATGGTACTGGACGAGGTGAGCGCTGGAACTGCCAACCGAGACCGTGCGGAACGGGACGCTTTTCGCTGTGGCCGTGCCGTGTTTCGGCCAACCATGGCGGCGCCATGCAAGACTCAGGGGCTGGAGAGTTGTCATTCCTCGTTCATGGACCAGAGCCGTTACTGCTCAGGAGGCGCCGCAGAGGATGAGTGGGATGATGCGATTTCACGCTCATCCAGTCCGCAGCGCAACGGCGCCTTCGACGCGCTGTCCGCCCAGCGCAGACGGCGCATTTGCCGTGGACGACGGCATCTCATAGGGATTCGGGACGCAATATTGCGGCCGCATGAACAGCTCGCCTACGTGGCGATGGACTACTGCGAGGGCGGCGATCTGTGGCACTTCATGCGTGGCTTGAAAACCTCTGTGCGATGTGTTTCGGGAAAGTTCGGTGATGTGATGTCGACGCGGGTGTTCCGGCGCTGGGCAGTAGAGCTGATCTTGGCGCTAGGTTTTCTGCACTCGCACAACATTGCCCATCGTGACCTGAAGCCTCAGAACCTGATGCTCGCGAAGCGAACTGATATCACGATgccctcgtcctcttctgcCATTGACAGAGCCAACGGCTATGAATCGCACCATATGGAAGACGCGCCGGCTGGCGAGTTGTACACTCTGAAGGTCGGCGACTTTGGTCTTTCGCGGCTGGAAGGCATCCCGTACAAGAAGTACGTTCACGAGGCAGTCACGCTTTGGTACCGCAGCCCGGATGTGCTTCTTGGGAACACAAACTACACCTACTCTGCAGACACGTGGTCGCTGGGATGCATTCTAATCGAAATGGCTTCGGGCAGTGTCCTCTTCAAGGGCAAGGACGAGGCAGACGAGCTGCGGCACATCTTCACACGTGGCTGCCGCCCGACCCCCTTGACTTTTCCACGAATGCGGGAATACCATTACTGCGAGCGGTACGCGGAGGTGTTGAGCCGGTATGAGGAGGCGGACCCCGATAACGTGACCATGGAGGAACTCATGCAGATGCAGGTAGAACGCCTCAGTCGCCATCTGCGCGCGTTTCTGCGCGACCGTCACAGCCTCGAGTTGCTTGGCGATGCAGGGGTCGACCTAGTAGCCCGGCTGCTGATCCTCGATCCGGAGCGTCGTCTTACCATCATGGAGGCGATGAACCACCGCTTCTTCACGGCCGCGTATGCTGAGGTCTACGGCGCCGATTGA
- a CDS encoding putative rab-GDP dissociation inhibitor codes for MEEKYDAIVCGTGLVECVLSGLLSVNGYKVLHVDRNPYYGGESASLNLEQLYQKFNKGPPPASMGRSHLYNVDLIPKVLMCAGELVKILRATVVDRYNMEFMLLDCSFVVKDGKIAKVPATEVEALSSPLMGFFEKRRLRSFLQYVSSYKVTDSRTYKGYNLRTMTMQQLFKEFDLGSDTITFVGHAMALQNNEGYLHKPALETVMRCKLYEDSFRMYCRSPYVYPLYGSGELPQAFSRLSAVYGGTYMLQTPVDKVNFDTNGVFESIESGGQKAFAKLVLGDPSYFPDRVKLCGKAVRCIAIMNHPIPNLKVTANACQIIIPQSELGRQNDVYILQLCEEDKVCPEGMYIVMIGTVVEHPENPKADLEAGLKLIGPTLETFISVSELYEPLEDGSTSRCFISKSYDAATHFEGAACDILDLFERIHGKPYSFEAIKRTGEEVHA; via the coding sequence ATGGAGGAGAAGTATGACGCGATTGTGTGCGGGACGGGCCTGGTGGAGTGCGTTCTCTCCGGCCTGCTGTCCGTGAACGGCTACAAGGTGCTGCACGTGGACCGCAACCCGTACTACGGGGGTGAGAGCGCCTCGCTCAACTTGGAGCAGCTCTACCAGAAGTTCAACAAGGGGCCGCCGCCGGCTTCGATGGGCCGCAGCCATCTCTACAACGTTGACCTGATCCCGAAGGTGCTGATGTGCGCTGGTGAGCTCGTCAAGATCCTGCGCGCCACCGTCGTGGATCGCTACAACATGGAGTTCATGTTGCTCGACTGCTCCTTCGTGGTGAAGGATGGCAAAATCGCCAAGGTCCCGGCgacggaggtggaggcgctgtCTTCACCACTGATGGGCTTCTTCGAGaagcgccgcctgcgcagcTTCCTCCAGTACGTGTCCAGCTACAAGGTGACGGACAGCCGCACCTACAAAGGCTACAACCTGCGCACCATGAcaatgcagcagctcttcaaGGAGTTCGACCTTGGCAGCGACACCATTACCTTTGTTGGGCATGCCATGGCGCTGCAGAACAACGAAGGCTACCTGCACAAACCAGCCCTCGAAACTGTGATGCGGTGCAAGCTGTACGAGGACTCCTTCCGGATGTACTGCCGCTCCCCGTACGTGTACCCACTCTATGGTAGCGGCGAACTTCCGCAGGCCTTCTCGCGCCTGTCCGCTGTGTACGGCGGCACCTATATGCTGCAGACGCCCGTGGATAAGGTGAACTTCGACACCAACGGCGTCTTCGAGTCCATCGAGAGCGGCGGCCAGAAGGCGTTCGCGAAGTTGGTGCTAGGCGACCCGTCCTACTTTCCGGACCGTGTCAAGTTGTGTGGTAAGGCAgtgcgctgcatcgctaTTATGAATCACCCTATTCCCAACCTAAAGGTCACCGCCAACGCGTGCCAAATCATCATCCCACAGTCAGAACTGGGGCGTCAGAACGATGTGTACATCCTGCAGCTGTGTGAAGAGGACAAGGTGTGCCCCGAGGGCATGTACATTGTGATGATTGGGACCGTGGTGGAGCACCCGGAGAACCCCAAGGCTGACCTAGAGGCTGGCCTCAAGCTTATTGGCCCCACGCTGGAGACGTTTATCTCTGTCTCGGAGTTGTACGAACCGCTCGAGGATGGAAGCACTAGTCGCTGCTTTATCAGCAAGAGCtacgacgccgccacgcactTCGAGGGCGCTGCGTGTGACATTCTTGACCTCTTCGAGCGCATCCACGGCAAACCGTACAGCTTTGAGGCCATCAAACGTACgggtgaggaggtgcacgCGTAG